Proteins co-encoded in one Enterobacter sp. R4-368 genomic window:
- the fabY gene encoding fatty acid biosynthesis protein FabY — translation MYHLRVPQTEEELELYYQFRWEMLRKPLHQPKGSERDGWDAMAHHQMVVDEEGNIVAIGRLYINADNEGSIRFMAVHPDVQEKGLGTLMAMTLESVARQEGVKRVTCSAREDAVAFFAKLGFVNEGEITAPQTTPVRHFLMIKPIATLDDILHRGDWCGQLQQAWYQHIPLSEKMGVRIQQYTGQKFITTMPETGNQNPHHTLFAGSLFSLATLTGWGLIWLMLRERHLGGTIILADAHIRYSTPITGKPSAIADLGSLSGDLDRLARGRKARVQLQVELFGEDKQGAIFEGIYIVLPAKPFGSFEEGGNEEE, via the coding sequence ATGTACCACCTTCGCGTACCGCAAACGGAAGAAGAGTTAGAGCTCTATTACCAGTTCCGCTGGGAAATGCTGCGTAAACCGCTGCATCAACCGAAAGGTTCCGAGCGTGATGGCTGGGATGCGATGGCACATCATCAGATGGTTGTCGACGAAGAGGGCAACATTGTCGCTATCGGTCGGTTGTATATCAACGCAGATAACGAAGGGTCGATTCGCTTTATGGCGGTCCATCCGGACGTGCAGGAAAAAGGCCTCGGCACATTGATGGCGATGACGCTGGAGTCCGTGGCCCGCCAGGAAGGGGTGAAGCGCGTGACCTGTAGCGCCCGTGAGGATGCGGTGGCGTTCTTCGCGAAACTCGGGTTCGTCAATGAAGGGGAAATCACCGCGCCGCAAACCACGCCGGTACGCCACTTTTTGATGATCAAACCGATCGCCACGCTCGATGATATTCTGCATCGCGGCGACTGGTGCGGGCAGTTGCAGCAGGCCTGGTATCAGCATATCCCGCTGAGTGAAAAGATGGGTGTGCGTATTCAGCAGTACACCGGGCAGAAATTTATCACCACCATGCCGGAAACCGGCAACCAGAATCCGCACCACACGCTGTTCGCCGGTAGCCTGTTTTCCCTGGCGACGCTCACCGGTTGGGGGCTGATCTGGCTGATGCTGCGTGAGCGTCATCTCGGCGGCACCATCATCCTTGCCGATGCGCACATTCGCTATAGCACGCCGATCACCGGTAAACCGAGCGCGATTGCCGATCTTGGCTCGCTAAGCGGTGATTTGGACCGTCTGGCGCGCGGGCGCAAAGCGCGCGTTCAGCTACAGGTTGAGCTGTTTGGTGAAGATAAGCAGGGTGCGATCTTCGAAGGCATTTATATCGTCTTGCCCGCCAAACCCTTCGGCTCGTTCGAAGAGGGCGGTAACGAGGAAGAGTAA
- a CDS encoding nuclear transport factor 2 family protein gives MSVVSPVEKQFAAYNAHDIEAFTACFSDDFIAYRLPSTEPALQGLEALRAFYAAHRFNKPALRAELLSRTVMGNKVFDHEKIYGIGESVIENMAVYEVQDGLIKIAWFFFAQ, from the coding sequence ATGTCTGTCGTAAGTCCTGTGGAAAAGCAGTTTGCTGCTTACAATGCCCATGATATTGAGGCGTTTACCGCCTGTTTTAGCGACGATTTTATCGCGTATCGCTTGCCATCCACTGAGCCGGCGCTGCAAGGGCTTGAAGCATTACGTGCCTTTTATGCTGCGCATCGCTTTAACAAACCGGCATTACGCGCCGAGTTGCTCTCGCGCACAGTGATGGGCAATAAGGTGTTCGATCACGAAAAAATCTACGGCATCGGCGAGTCGGTGATTGAAAATATGGCCGTCTATGAAGTGCAGGATGGGTTGATCAAAATCGCGTGGTTTTTCTTCGCGCAGTAG
- a CDS encoding alpha/beta hydrolase: MALEKGIAGLVSDFIAAGRPSARAKSIDDRRSGYVASTVLAGETETRVQVEDITLEGMTFRLFSPQNASGDLPALIYYHGGCFISGGFDTHDKQLRQLAFYSGCKVVAVQYRLAPEHRWPAAHDDAQSGADIVWKNAEKLGIDSKRITLAGDSAGGHLALVTALRLKAAATWQPAQLVLIYPMLDATAYFDSYTFNGSDYVITREALLSGYEMYLGDTDRLLPDVSPLWRDDFSGLPPVHIITAEFDPLCDEGEALFQHMTEQGVTCTCSQYQGVIHGFFQLAGISQSAKDAIRDVAARVARI; this comes from the coding sequence ATGGCACTGGAAAAAGGTATTGCCGGGCTGGTGAGCGACTTTATTGCCGCCGGTCGCCCGTCAGCTCGGGCGAAGAGTATTGATGACCGGCGCAGTGGATATGTCGCCAGCACCGTGCTGGCAGGGGAAACGGAAACGCGCGTTCAGGTTGAAGATATAACGCTTGAAGGCATGACGTTTCGTCTGTTTTCGCCGCAGAACGCCAGCGGTGATCTTCCCGCGTTGATTTACTACCACGGCGGCTGTTTTATTAGCGGCGGCTTCGACACGCACGATAAGCAGTTGCGTCAGCTGGCCTTTTATAGTGGCTGCAAGGTTGTCGCTGTGCAATATCGGTTAGCGCCAGAACATCGCTGGCCTGCCGCACATGATGATGCGCAATCTGGTGCCGATATCGTGTGGAAAAACGCCGAAAAACTCGGTATCGACAGCAAACGTATCACGCTTGCGGGGGATAGCGCAGGCGGTCACCTGGCGCTGGTGACGGCGCTACGGCTGAAAGCTGCGGCGACATGGCAACCGGCGCAACTGGTGTTGATTTACCCGATGCTCGACGCCACCGCCTATTTTGATAGCTATACCTTTAACGGTTCCGATTATGTGATTACCCGCGAGGCGCTGCTTTCAGGCTATGAAATGTATCTTGGCGATACCGATCGCCTGTTGCCGGATGTCAGCCCGCTGTGGCGCGATGATTTTTCCGGTCTGCCGCCGGTGCACATCATTACCGCAGAGTTCGACCCATTATGTGATGAGGGCGAAGCCCTGTTTCAGCACATGACCGAGCAGGGCGTAACCTGCACTTGTTCACAATATCAGGGCGTGATCCATGGCTTCTTCCAGCTTGCCGGGATCAGCCAAAGTGCAAAAGATGCGATAAGAGACGTGGCCGCACGGGTGGCCAGGATATAA
- the fdhE gene encoding formate dehydrogenase accessory protein FdhE, which produces MSIRIIPQDELEKSDKRTAEVIPPLLFPRLKNLYNRRAERLRELAESNPLGDYLRFAALIAHAQEVVLYDHPLHIDLTARIKEAAEQGKPPLDIHVLPRDAHWHKLLHSLIAELKPEMSGPALAVIENLEKASAQELEAMASALFAADFASVSSDKAPFIWAALSLYWAQMASLIPGKARAEYGEQRQFCPVCGSMPVSSMVHIGTTQGLRYLHCNLCETEWHVVRVKCSNCEQTRDLHYWSLDNEQAAIKAESCGDCGTYLKILYQEKDPNVEPVADDLASLVLDARMEQEGFARSSINPFLFPGEGE; this is translated from the coding sequence ATGAGTATTCGCATAATCCCGCAAGATGAGCTGGAGAAGAGCGATAAACGCACGGCGGAAGTTATTCCGCCGTTATTATTCCCCAGACTTAAAAATCTCTATAACCGCCGCGCAGAGCGTTTGCGTGAGCTGGCAGAGAGTAACCCGCTGGGTGATTATCTGCGTTTTGCTGCGCTTATCGCCCATGCCCAGGAAGTGGTGCTTTACGACCACCCCCTGCACATCGACCTGACTGCGCGCATTAAAGAGGCCGCTGAACAGGGCAAACCGCCGCTGGACATTCATGTGCTGCCGCGCGATGCGCACTGGCACAAACTGCTGCATTCGCTGATCGCCGAGCTGAAGCCGGAGATGAGCGGCCCGGCGCTGGCGGTCATTGAGAATCTGGAAAAGGCATCCGCGCAGGAACTGGAAGCGATGGCCAGCGCGCTGTTTGCCGCTGATTTCGCCTCCGTTAGCAGCGATAAAGCGCCTTTTATCTGGGCTGCGCTGTCGCTCTACTGGGCGCAAATGGCCAGCCTGATCCCCGGCAAAGCACGCGCGGAATATGGTGAACAGCGCCAGTTCTGCCCGGTGTGCGGATCAATGCCGGTCTCCAGCATGGTGCATATTGGCACGACGCAAGGGTTGCGCTATCTGCACTGCAACCTGTGTGAAACCGAGTGGCATGTGGTGCGCGTCAAATGCAGCAACTGCGAGCAGACCCGCGATTTACACTACTGGTCGCTGGATAACGAGCAGGCAGCAATCAAAGCGGAAAGCTGCGGCGACTGCGGCACTTACCTGAAGATCCTGTATCAGGAAAAAGACCCAAACGTCGAGCCGGTCGCGGACGATTTGGCCTCGCTGGTGTTAGATGCCCGCATGGAGCAGGAAGGCTTCGCCCGCAGCTCCATCAACCCGTTTTTATTCCCCGGCGAAGGGGAATAA
- the fdoI gene encoding formate dehydrogenase cytochrome b556 subunit — MKKRDTIVRYTAPERINHWVTAFCFVLAAVSGLGFFFPSFNWLMGILGTPQLARILHPFVGVVMFASFIIMFFRYWHHNLINRDDIFWAKNIRKIVVNEEVGDTGRYNFGQKCVFWAAIIFLVLLLVSGVVIWRPYFAPAFPIPVIRLALMVHSFAAVALIVVIMVHIYAALWVKGTITAMVEGWVTSSWAKKHHPRWYREVRKTTEKSTE, encoded by the coding sequence ATGAAAAAACGTGACACCATCGTGCGCTACACGGCGCCAGAGCGCATCAACCACTGGGTCACCGCCTTCTGCTTCGTGCTGGCGGCGGTGAGCGGGCTGGGGTTTTTCTTCCCCTCCTTCAACTGGTTGATGGGGATTCTGGGTACGCCGCAGCTGGCGCGCATTCTCCATCCGTTTGTCGGCGTGGTGATGTTCGCGTCGTTTATAATCATGTTTTTCCGCTACTGGCACCATAACCTCATCAATAGGGATGATATCTTTTGGGCGAAGAATATTCGTAAGATCGTCGTCAATGAGGAAGTGGGTGACACCGGGCGCTATAATTTCGGTCAGAAATGTGTTTTCTGGGCGGCGATTATTTTCCTGGTGTTGCTACTGGTAAGCGGCGTGGTTATCTGGCGCCCTTACTTCGCGCCAGCGTTTCCCATTCCGGTGATCCGATTAGCGTTGATGGTGCATTCATTTGCCGCGGTCGCGTTAATTGTGGTTATTATGGTGCACATTTACGCCGCCCTGTGGGTAAAAGGCACGATAACCGCAATGGTGGAAGGCTGGGTTACCAGTTCGTGGGCGAAGAAACATCACCCGCGCTGGTACCGGGAAGTTCGCAAGACAACGGAAAAATCGACTGAATGA
- the fdxH gene encoding formate dehydrogenase subunit beta, producing the protein MAYQSQDIIRRSATNGFTPAPQARDHQQEVAKLIDVTTCIGCKACQVACSEWNDIRDEVGHNVGVYDNPADLTAKSWTVMRFSEVEQNDKLEWLIRKDGCMHCADPGCLKACPSEGAIIQYANGIVDFQSEQCIGCGYCIAGCPFDVPRMNPEDNRVYKCTLCVDRVTVGQEPACVKTCPTGAIHFGSKEDMKTLAGERVAELKTRGYDNAGLYDPAGVGGTHVMYVLHHADKPNLYHGLPENPEISSTVKFWKGIWKPLAAVGFAATFAASIFHYVGVGPNRAEEEDDNLHEEKDEVRK; encoded by the coding sequence ATGGCTTATCAATCGCAAGACATCATCCGTCGTTCCGCGACTAATGGCTTCACTCCCGCGCCGCAGGCGCGGGATCACCAGCAGGAAGTGGCGAAGCTTATCGACGTCACCACCTGTATTGGCTGTAAAGCCTGTCAGGTGGCCTGTTCCGAGTGGAACGACATTCGTGATGAGGTGGGGCATAACGTCGGGGTGTACGACAACCCGGCGGATTTGACCGCCAAATCGTGGACGGTCATGCGCTTCTCGGAAGTGGAACAGAACGACAAACTGGAGTGGCTGATCCGTAAAGATGGCTGCATGCACTGCGCCGATCCTGGCTGTCTGAAAGCATGCCCGTCAGAAGGGGCTATCATTCAGTATGCCAACGGCATTGTCGACTTCCAGTCCGAACAGTGCATCGGCTGCGGTTACTGCATCGCCGGCTGTCCGTTCGACGTGCCGCGCATGAACCCGGAAGACAACCGCGTCTACAAATGTACGCTGTGTGTTGACCGCGTGACCGTGGGCCAGGAACCGGCGTGTGTGAAAACCTGCCCGACCGGCGCTATCCACTTTGGCTCTAAAGAGGATATGAAAACGCTGGCCGGCGAGCGCGTGGCGGAACTGAAAACCCGTGGTTACGACAACGCGGGCCTGTACGATCCGGCAGGCGTTGGCGGTACGCACGTGATGTATGTGCTGCATCATGCCGACAAGCCGAATCTGTATCACGGTCTGCCGGAGAACCCGGAAATCAGCTCTACCGTGAAGTTCTGGAAAGGTATCTGGAAACCTCTTGCGGCGGTCGGCTTTGCCGCGACCTTCGCTGCCAGCATCTTCCACTATGTCGGTGTCGGTCCGAACCGCGCAGAAGAGGAAGACGATAATCTGCATGAAGAGAAAGACGAGGTGCGCAAATGA
- the fdnG gene encoding formate dehydrogenase-N subunit alpha gives MQVSRRQFFKICAGGMAGTTAAALGFAPSVALAETRQYKLLRTRETRNTCTYCSVGCGLLMYSLGDGAKNAKASIFHIEGDPDHPVNRGALCPKGAGLVDFIHSESRLKYPEYRAPGSDKWQQISWDEAFTRIAKLMKADRDANYIAQNAEGTTVNRWLSTGMLCASASSNETGYLTQKFTRALGMLAVDNQARVUHGPTVASLAPSFGRGAMTNHWVDMKNANLIVVMGGNAAEAHPVGFRWAMEAKIHNGAKLIVIDPRFTRTASVADFYAPIRSGTDIAFLSGVLLYLMTNEKYQREYTEAYTNATLIVREDFGFEDGLFTGYDAEKRKYDKTSWNYELDEKGFAKRDTTLTHPRCVWNLLKAHVSRYTPDVVEDICGTPKADFLKVCEYIAETSARDKTASFLYALGWTQHSVGAQNIRTMAMIQLLLGNMGMAGGGVNALRGHSNIQGLTDLGLLSQSLPGYMTLPNEKQTDLQTYLTANTPKPLLEGQVNYWGNYPKFFVSMMKSFFGDKATAENSWGFDWLPKWDKGYDVLQYFDMMNQGKVNGYICQGFNPVASFPNKNKVVASLSKLKFLVTIDPLNTETSNFWQNHGEFNDVDPSKIQTEVFRLPSTCFAEENGSIVNSGRWLQWHWKGADAPGDALNDGEILAGIFLRMRKMYAAEGGANPEQVLNMTWNYSTPENPSPEEVAMESNGKALADIIDPATGTVLAKKGEQLSTFAHLRDDGTTASGCWIFAGSWTPKGNQMANRDNADPSRLGNTLGWAWAWPLNRRILYNRASADPQGNPWDPKRQLLKWDGAKWGGVDIPDYSAAAPGSNVGPFIMQQEGMGRLFALDKMAEGPFPEHYEPFETPLGTNPLHPKVVSNPAARVFKGDLEAMGKADKFPYVGTTYRLTEHFHYWTKHALLNAIAQPEQFVEIGEKLANKLGITQGDTVRVSSNRGYIKAKAVVTKRIRTLNVHGKEVDTIGIPIHWGYEGVAKKGFIANTLTPFVGDANTQTPEFKAFLVNVEKV, from the coding sequence ATGCAGGTCAGCAGAAGGCAGTTCTTTAAGATCTGCGCTGGCGGTATGGCAGGAACCACGGCAGCGGCGCTGGGCTTTGCCCCGAGTGTTGCGCTCGCGGAAACACGGCAGTATAAGCTGCTGCGCACCCGCGAAACCCGGAATACCTGCACATATTGTTCCGTCGGCTGTGGGCTGTTGATGTACAGCCTCGGCGATGGAGCAAAAAACGCCAAAGCGTCAATCTTCCATATTGAGGGTGACCCCGATCATCCGGTAAACCGTGGGGCGCTGTGCCCGAAAGGCGCGGGTCTGGTGGATTTCATCCACTCTGAAAGCCGCCTGAAATACCCGGAATACCGCGCACCAGGCTCGGATAAGTGGCAACAAATTTCGTGGGATGAAGCCTTTACCCGCATCGCCAAATTAATGAAAGCGGATCGTGACGCCAACTATATTGCGCAAAACGCAGAAGGGACGACCGTCAACCGCTGGCTGAGCACCGGGATGCTGTGCGCATCCGCATCCAGTAATGAAACCGGCTATTTAACGCAAAAATTCACCCGCGCACTCGGCATGTTAGCCGTCGACAACCAGGCGCGTGTCTGACACGGACCAACGGTAGCAAGTCTTGCTCCATCTTTTGGTCGCGGTGCGATGACCAACCACTGGGTCGACATGAAAAACGCCAACCTTATCGTTGTGATGGGGGGGAACGCGGCAGAAGCGCATCCGGTGGGATTCCGCTGGGCGATGGAAGCCAAGATCCACAATGGCGCGAAGCTGATTGTTATCGATCCGCGCTTTACGCGTACCGCCTCTGTTGCGGATTTCTATGCGCCGATTCGTTCCGGTACTGACATCGCCTTCCTGTCAGGCGTGTTGCTGTACCTGATGACCAACGAAAAATATCAGCGCGAATACACCGAGGCCTATACCAACGCCACGCTTATCGTGCGTGAAGATTTTGGCTTCGAAGATGGCCTGTTCACCGGCTATGACGCGGAAAAACGTAAATACGACAAAACCAGCTGGAACTACGAACTGGATGAGAAAGGTTTCGCCAAACGCGATACCACGCTCACCCATCCGCGTTGCGTATGGAACCTGCTGAAAGCGCACGTCTCCCGCTATACGCCGGACGTGGTGGAAGACATCTGCGGGACGCCAAAAGCGGATTTCCTGAAGGTGTGTGAATACATCGCCGAAACCAGCGCCCGTGATAAAACCGCGTCGTTCCTGTATGCACTTGGCTGGACGCAGCACTCCGTTGGCGCGCAGAACATCCGCACCATGGCGATGATTCAGCTGCTGCTGGGCAATATGGGGATGGCAGGCGGCGGCGTGAACGCCCTGCGCGGCCACTCCAACATTCAGGGGCTGACGGATCTTGGCCTGCTGTCACAAAGCCTGCCGGGCTATATGACGCTGCCAAATGAAAAACAGACCGATCTCCAGACCTATCTGACCGCCAATACGCCAAAACCGTTGCTGGAAGGCCAGGTGAACTACTGGGGCAACTACCCGAAATTCTTCGTTTCGATGATGAAATCCTTCTTTGGCGACAAAGCGACAGCGGAAAATAGCTGGGGCTTTGACTGGCTGCCGAAGTGGGACAAGGGTTACGACGTCCTGCAGTACTTCGACATGATGAACCAGGGCAAGGTCAACGGCTATATCTGCCAGGGCTTTAACCCGGTAGCGTCGTTCCCGAACAAAAATAAAGTTGTCGCCTCACTGTCGAAACTGAAGTTCCTGGTGACCATTGACCCGCTCAATACCGAAACCTCGAATTTCTGGCAGAACCACGGCGAATTTAACGACGTCGATCCGTCGAAAATTCAGACCGAGGTGTTCCGTCTACCATCGACCTGCTTCGCGGAAGAGAACGGTTCTATCGTTAACTCGGGTCGCTGGTTGCAGTGGCACTGGAAAGGCGCGGACGCCCCGGGCGATGCGCTGAACGACGGCGAGATCCTGGCGGGCATCTTCCTGCGCATGCGTAAAATGTACGCGGCAGAAGGCGGCGCCAACCCGGAACAGGTGCTGAACATGACCTGGAACTACTCGACGCCGGAAAACCCGTCGCCGGAAGAAGTGGCCATGGAAAGCAACGGTAAAGCGCTGGCGGATATTATCGATCCGGCAACCGGCACCGTGCTGGCGAAGAAAGGCGAGCAACTGAGCACCTTCGCTCACCTGCGCGATGACGGCACCACCGCAAGCGGTTGCTGGATTTTCGCCGGGAGCTGGACGCCGAAAGGCAACCAGATGGCGAACCGCGATAACGCCGACCCATCGCGCCTCGGCAATACGCTGGGCTGGGCATGGGCATGGCCGCTTAACCGCCGCATTCTCTATAACCGCGCCTCCGCTGATCCGCAGGGCAACCCGTGGGATCCGAAGCGTCAGTTGCTGAAATGGGACGGTGCGAAATGGGGCGGGGTGGATATTCCGGACTACAGCGCTGCCGCACCTGGCAGCAATGTTGGGCCGTTTATCATGCAGCAGGAAGGCATGGGCCGCCTGTTTGCGCTCGATAAGATGGCAGAAGGGCCGTTCCCGGAACATTACGAGCCGTTTGAAACGCCGCTGGGCACCAACCCGCTGCACCCGAAAGTGGTTTCCAACCCCGCCGCCCGCGTGTTTAAAGGCGATCTGGAAGCGATGGGTAAAGCGGATAAGTTCCCGTATGTCGGTACCACTTACCGTTTAACCGAGCACTTCCACTACTGGACCAAGCACGCGCTGCTTAACGCAATCGCGCAGCCGGAGCAGTTTGTGGAAATTGGCGAGAAACTGGCGAACAAGCTGGGCATCACGCAGGGCGATACGGTGCGCGTCTCCTCCAACCGTGGCTATATCAAAGCCAAGGCGGTGGTGACCAAACGTATTCGCACGCTCAACGTGCACGGTAAGGAAGTCGATACCATCGGTATTCCTATCCACTGGGGTTATGAAGGTGTGGCGAAGAAAGGCTTTATCGCCAATACGTTAACGCCGTTTGTCGGCGATGCGAACACCCAAACGCCGGAGTTTAAGGCGTTCCTGGTGAATGTGGAAAAGGTGTAA
- the fdhD gene encoding formate dehydrogenase accessory sulfurtransferase FdhD has product MNDLQTKKHKNATSVTGAREVSLWKRIDLQHAVPDTLAEEVPVALVYNGISHVVMMASPKDLELFAIGFSLSEGIIENASDIYGMDVVPSCNGLEVQIELSSRRFMGLKERRRALAGRTGCGVCGVEQLNDIGKPIAPLPFTQTFDLQALDVGLAHLTDFQPVGQLTGCTHAAAWMLPSGELAGGHEDVGRHVALDKLLGHRAREAQAWASGAVLVSSRASYEMVQKSAMCGVEILFAVSAATTLAVEVAQRCNLTLVGFCKPGRATIYTHPQRLMGV; this is encoded by the coding sequence GTGAACGATTTGCAGACAAAAAAGCACAAAAATGCAACATCAGTCACAGGAGCCCGCGAGGTTAGCCTGTGGAAACGCATTGATTTGCAACATGCCGTGCCGGATACGCTGGCGGAGGAAGTGCCTGTCGCGCTGGTGTACAACGGCATTTCGCATGTGGTAATGATGGCGTCACCCAAGGATCTTGAACTCTTCGCGATCGGCTTCTCCTTATCCGAAGGGATTATCGAAAACGCATCAGACATTTATGGGATGGATGTGGTCCCCTCCTGCAACGGCCTTGAAGTGCAAATTGAGCTCTCCAGCCGCCGTTTTATGGGCTTAAAAGAGCGGCGACGCGCGCTGGCCGGGCGCACCGGTTGCGGCGTATGTGGTGTCGAGCAGCTTAATGACATTGGCAAGCCCATCGCGCCGCTGCCTTTTACCCAAACCTTTGATTTACAGGCGCTGGATGTCGGTCTGGCGCACTTAACCGATTTTCAGCCTGTCGGGCAGCTCACCGGCTGCACGCACGCCGCCGCCTGGATGCTGCCATCCGGTGAGTTAGCGGGGGGGCATGAAGATGTCGGGCGTCATGTGGCGCTGGATAAGCTGCTTGGTCATCGCGCCCGTGAAGCGCAAGCCTGGGCGAGCGGTGCGGTGCTGGTTTCCAGCCGCGCCAGCTATGAGATGGTGCAAAAGTCGGCCATGTGCGGTGTCGAAATCCTGTTTGCCGTCTCCGCCGCCACAACGCTGGCAGTGGAAGTGGCGCAGCGCTGTAACCTGACGCTGGTGGGTTTTTGCAAGCCAGGCAGGGCAACAATCTATACCCATCCGCAGCGATTAATGGGTGTATAG
- a CDS encoding YdgH/BhsA/McbA-like domain containing protein — MKSIKTFVAVIALATSFGSFAAQSVTATDLTLSGAEAKIAAQAQQAGASSYQITEAYTGNQVHMTAELNK; from the coding sequence ATGAAAAGCATCAAAACTTTTGTCGCAGTTATCGCCCTGGCTACTTCTTTTGGTTCTTTCGCTGCCCAGTCCGTGACCGCAACTGATTTAACGCTGAGCGGTGCTGAAGCAAAAATTGCGGCACAGGCTCAACAGGCTGGCGCATCTTCTTACCAGATCACTGAAGCGTATACCGGCAACCAGGTTCACATGACCGCCGAACTGAACAAATAA
- a CDS encoding flagellar protein FlhE has translation MKRKSILLALSGLMFISSSAFATGGTSIGSMLAPSISVKNQWYNKTFPITAGTPSTGKVGMVYYTWAYSSYPAGMQVYLCYNNGNNCRDISDARSGNIDFTPYNLAPNQPFSLYARVNGTGRMVTVNGQSSQIIVNYTYN, from the coding sequence ATGAAACGGAAATCGATCCTGCTGGCTTTATCAGGTTTAATGTTTATCTCTTCAAGCGCATTTGCAACGGGCGGCACGTCCATCGGCTCAATGCTTGCACCATCAATCTCAGTAAAAAACCAATGGTATAACAAGACGTTCCCGATTACAGCCGGAACACCTTCAACTGGTAAAGTTGGCATGGTTTATTACACCTGGGCTTACAGTTCCTACCCGGCTGGAATGCAGGTTTATTTATGCTATAACAACGGTAACAACTGTAGGGATATTTCTGATGCACGTTCAGGTAATATTGACTTCACACCTTATAATCTCGCACCGAACCAACCGTTCAGTTTATATGCCCGCGTAAATGGCACCGGTAGAATGGTGACAGTCAATGGCCAGTCAAGCCAGATTATTGTTAACTACACATATAATTAA
- a CDS encoding ABC transporter ATP-binding protein, with translation MERLHDSGISETHHTTSGADLIRLDSVTYSYAAGTARQTILHNISLSIPAGQSCAIVGASGSGKSTLLNLLGLLDTPTSGRVMFHGEDMSRCGADARATARNHIIGFVFQSFNLLPRLTALDNVALPLLYRGVLRHEAQDAARKQLQRVGLSDRAHHRPADLSGGQRQRVAIARALVGEPALLLADEPTGNLDSQNAADIIDLLLALNRDSGTTLVLVTHDNSIARRMSRCIQVADGRISEAMHV, from the coding sequence ATGGAACGGTTGCACGACTCAGGGATAAGCGAAACTCACCACACGACATCTGGCGCTGACTTGATACGCCTGGATTCGGTGACCTATTCCTACGCCGCCGGTACAGCGCGGCAGACTATCCTGCACAACATTTCGTTATCTATCCCCGCCGGGCAAAGTTGCGCCATTGTTGGCGCGTCTGGCTCGGGGAAAAGCACACTGCTCAATCTGCTGGGATTGCTTGATACGCCCACTTCCGGGCGCGTGATGTTTCATGGCGAAGATATGTCCCGCTGTGGCGCAGACGCCCGCGCGACGGCGCGTAATCACATCATTGGTTTTGTCTTTCAGAGCTTCAATTTACTGCCCCGGCTTACCGCGCTGGACAATGTTGCTTTGCCGCTGCTCTACCGCGGCGTGCTGCGCCATGAGGCCCAGGACGCTGCCCGCAAACAGCTTCAGCGCGTTGGTTTAAGCGATCGCGCGCATCACCGTCCTGCGGATTTATCCGGCGGGCAGCGCCAGCGTGTGGCCATTGCCCGAGCGCTGGTTGGTGAACCGGCTTTGCTGCTTGCCGACGAACCTACCGGTAATCTTGATAGCCAAAACGCTGCTGACATTATTGACTTGTTGCTGGCATTGAATCGCGACAGCGGCACCACGCTGGTGCTGGTAACGCATGACAATTCCATTGCCCGCCGCATGTCGCGCTGCATTCAGGTGGCTGACGGGCGGATCAGCGAGGCAATGCATGTCTGA